Genomic segment of Bacteroidota bacterium:
TATGTGGTAAAGTCTTTGGAACAAGAAGATGTACCAATGTTAAAAATTTACCCTAATCCCGCAACTGAAATGGTTAATATTGAAATGAATCCGGTTTGTGAGGGTTGTACTGTTGAAATTATTGATGTATTTGGCAGATTGCTTCTAAAGGAAATTATTGGAGAGCAATATAAGATTACAATTTCAACCAACGAATGGGCGACCGGCATGTATCTTGTCAAGATAATCCGCGAGGGCGAAAAAATAAAGGATGGAAAATTTAATGTTGCGAAGTGACAGTAGAAAGGTTTTGAAAGGAGCGCTATTGTTGCTATACCTTGTAATTTGCCTTGATGCTAATTCTCAATTATTTTCATCGGTCTATCAGAAAGATAGACCGGCTATGGTTTTTGACAATGTTGTAACTAACAATGATACGGTATACATTCTTGGACTTACAGCAAAAGCACAACCCGTCGGTTTTAATTTCCGATTACTTTTAGGAAAGGTACCGCTGTATGAACCAGATAGTTTAAATGCTGAAGTATTTATTGATTCCCAACCAGTAGATTATGCTGCCTGGTACAACTCTTTGTCGAGAGATAAAATTTCGAATGGCTATAGTGCTACCGGTTATATATACAGAGAGAGAGAGGGGGTCCTATTACTAACATTGGATGAGAATTTCAATCCAACTCTTCTTAAAGAGATTTTCAATACTGATACGTCTTTGCTTTCCTACAAAGGAATGAAAGTTTTAAGGTATGACAGTTCAACATTTTTCATAAGCGGAATTATTCAGCATGCTAATGGGAATAGCAATACTCTATTATTAAAGACGGATATTAGCGGAAACCTGATTTTTCAGAAAGAATTTGGAACGGGTACATGGTATGAATATGCCTCTAGTATGGCAAAGTTGAAAAATGGACGGATACTAATTGGCAGTAGCAAAAGCTATGAAAACCGACCTTATGCAGTATCACAGACATGGCTGTTAGAAGTAGATACAAATGGAGTTTTGAAGCGGCAATGGTTCGACCCAAATGACAGTACCTATGGCGCGTATAGTCTTAGGCAGACCAAGGATGGAGGTTATGTTTATGCTGCGCAAAAAGCGGAATGGCAAACGATAAACAATGCATTTTGCGTAGCTACCATCGTAAAAATGGATAGCGCATTTAATAAGCAGTGGACTTTTAGGGGGGGAGGAGTGACACCTGAAACCGGAATTTTTGATATAGAGGAATTAGAAGAGGGTACTTTTATCGCTTGTGGAAATACAAGTTATGCTCATCCTGACTCTACCATTACTAGCGGATGGATTATTAAATTATCCTCTACAGGAGAGATGATCTGGCAAAAGAATTATGAGGGCTTTGCCACGTATGGGGCAATTAATTATTTATATGACGTTGATGTATTGTCAGATGGTGGTTTTATAGCCTGCGGGGAAGCAAATGGAGATAATGGACAGTTTGGATGGCTACTGAAAGTGGATAGCAATGGGTGTGAAGTGGAGAATTGTGGGGTGGGAATAGACGAAGTAGTCAAGCCTGAAATTAGTGGGATAAAAGTATACCCGAATCCAGCCTCTACGGAAATAACACTTGATTACACATCTATTGATTGGGCTCAGCAAGGTGAGTTAAGCATTGTATTGATGAATAGTTTAGGTCAAATTATTCATCATGAAAAATTGCCGATGTATTCAGTCTTTCAGCGCATTGATGTTTCAAAGTTTCCGGTTGGCTTTTACCTCGCGCATATCAAGCGCAACAACACCACCATAGCAACTTCAAAATTTGCAAAGCAATAGTCCCAACATTACTCCCCTCTCGCTCCACACAACAACTTGCGTCCAAAAAGTATGGACGCCATCGAATTCATCCGCCGTTATCCGGTGTATCTAGCCCAACTCAAAAGAGTGGTGAAGCCGGAATACCACTTTATCATAACAACCCTTAGAGACCTCGACCCGCACGACATAGTAGAGCCACAGCACTACTTTAACAGCGAGGCAGAGGCAATCGGCCTAGTCTTCACCCTATTCCAGAAGAAATTAAAATCTCTACCTGACACTGGCAAAGATTCAAAAGAAGAACTGCAAACTAAGGTTGACGCCGCCAAGAACCTCCTCGCTGAGAATGGCATCCAATCAGTTGGGCTGTGGTGTATTGAAGATATAATAGACAAGGCTAACGAGTTGAAAATTCGTTGTAGCAAGCAAGATGCTCACGCTATATTGACCCGGATAGAGAAAGAATTCGATGCGGAGTTCGGAATAAACTGGCAAACGATTGAGAACCATATCCTGGAGTATTTCAAAAACAAGAAAGCATGAGGGCGGTCACAAATCAGATATTGCTGTTGCCGGTTTTGTCCGGTCAACGGTTTTGTGTTGTATCTGCCTGGCGCGGTGAACAGTCTGATGAAGTGAACGGCACCCAGCACGAAGACCTAAGAATCCGGCTTAAGGATCTTCACCTGAGTATAATTGAACTCAGGTGTACCTATTTTTATCTGAATCATGGGCAACCAATGGGTGCAGAAGAGAAATCCTTCTTCGTGCCGAAGGCAGACCTATATGAGATAATGCTAATCGCAGAGAAGTACCAGCAAACTTCCATCCTTTATAAAAGAGAAGGCAGGATAGAAATAGTTCAAGTGAAAGTAGGCCGGGTGTTGCATACCATCCCATTAAGGGAAGAGTATCAGACTGAAAATTTCAGGACGGCGTATATACATTATGTACTGAGCAGAAATCAAAATGTAGGTGAGATTACAGACATCAACA
This window contains:
- a CDS encoding T9SS type A sorting domain-containing protein — encoded protein: MENLMLRSDSRKVLKGALLLLYLVICLDANSQLFSSVYQKDRPAMVFDNVVTNNDTVYILGLTAKAQPVGFNFRLLLGKVPLYEPDSLNAEVFIDSQPVDYAAWYNSLSRDKISNGYSATGYIYREREGVLLLTLDENFNPTLLKEIFNTDTSLLSYKGMKVLRYDSSTFFISGIIQHANGNSNTLLLKTDISGNLIFQKEFGTGTWYEYASSMAKLKNGRILIGSSKSYENRPYAVSQTWLLEVDTNGVLKRQWFDPNDSTYGAYSLRQTKDGGYVYAAQKAEWQTINNAFCVATIVKMDSAFNKQWTFRGGGVTPETGIFDIEELEEGTFIACGNTSYAHPDSTITSGWIIKLSSTGEMIWQKNYEGFATYGAINYLYDVDVLSDGGFIACGEANGDNGQFGWLLKVDSNGCEVENCGVGIDEVVKPEISGIKVYPNPASTEITLDYTSIDWAQQGELSIVLMNSLGQIIHHEKLPMYSVFQRIDVSKFPVGFYLAHIKRNNTTIATSKFAKQ